A portion of the Euwallacea similis isolate ESF13 chromosome 8, ESF131.1, whole genome shotgun sequence genome contains these proteins:
- the LOC136410198 gene encoding armadillo repeat-containing protein 2 isoform X2 yields MEFKNFTHKSKDANDFLSPYQEISSRKTSAEIINEARLAIKESQNVDTNFASSAIKPLQTQRPFTPRDKERHLFGNKKPKADRPPSSFSLRYLQYEQDPPITPPDSRHYASSTHYISKQPSTPRIDELKKVSKSPSLTELNGNIFKIGIKEPCKIRLPSLENRPVQKRKIFTNATSLDNLPEETELKSEKTNVESRNAFSSPQERTTFDNNSNVSISPFGRSSAKQLNLSECLLLGPQNLTKIFDNRHIIEHSETLFTSTVDGKQSRTIDDILRDLNKTDSQNYNDDIVRNLLEELYGFMDKEGMFNSKVSSKLKIVILKTLYRFVESKNEDILISIAQIILAVKVTGNNLSGVCKLIFKISKNDENDNLFMRKNLLELFLDALGRSSPVDDAEACVYAYGALKFLTMNTKILHKVLDLGILPLMVLHIKLINSTKTEKTTLPKQINHVLFQLTGTLRNIVSEEHIYDSFVFCGTVLQLCQALDLFSSDGDIVANISRTLSTISTNEMCCDGLVEVESIYRTFIKLFDIHEENEEIVVRLTYTLGNIVAKIDNSRVKFFQEENSIGSLLNLWKSYLERTLQFCSLKVDSNNIRNNSSSEDVMIKVIRVIANIVINPEIGKAINEQYGNKLIDEFLKVLISNPFKKNQELVLSILSTLNNLSYYYSSDLELDVFHVKQINIAEAIIEYSKSRNNDCVVETMRILGNLSRSKITRNYIAETEIFDTLVRLLDTAEPTLLKTTIGVFVNVMSDIRARKLFKTSGGIKKLVSVLTKHCESDWLLGCLVCQVLWNYCIDTTDLNELFSDEEINELLILLADYLDEEKLFGINETTGDMEMFVTQEYLIWEEFANVATNLLEKIEYFLDTFDQIQINAEKEPASHTKNSNANINFSAW; encoded by the exons ATggagtttaaaaatttcacacatAAGTCAAAAGATGCCAATGACTTCCTTTCACCGTACCAGGAAATTTCGTCGAGGAAGACAAGCgctgaaattattaatgaagcaCGGTTGGCAATAAAAG AATCACAAAATGTAGACACAAATTTCGCTTCGTCCGCAATTAAACCGCTTCAAACCCAACGACCCTTTACTCCACGAGATAAGGAACGACACCTCTTCGGAAACAAGAAGCCCAAAGCTGACAGACCACCCAGCTCCTTCAG cTTGAGGTACTTGCAATATGAACAGGATCCACCAATCACTCCTCCTGACAGCAGACATTATGCCTCTTCCACCCATTACATCTCAAAACAACCGTCAACCCCCCGAATCGATGAACTTAAGAAAGTCTCCAAATCTCCCTCTTTAACCGAACTGAATGgcaatatcttcaaaattggaattaaaGAACCATGTAAAATTAGGCTTCCATCATTGGAAAATCGGCCCGTGCAGAAAAGAAAGATTTTTACCAATGCGACTTCTCTGGATAATT tgcCCGAGGAAACAGAGTTGAAGTCTGAGAAAACAAATGTCGAGTCTAGAAACGCATTTAGCTCACCTCAAGAAAGAACCACTTTCGACAACAATTCAAACGTAAGCATTTCCCCATTTGGGCGCTCATCGGCAAAACAATTAAATCTGTCCGAATGTCTGCTTCTGGGACCCCAAAActtgacaaaaatattcgataaCAGACACATAATCGAACATTCCGAAACCCTCTTTACCAGCACAG TTGATGGTAAACAATCAAGAACCATCGATGATATTTTACGAGATCTAAACAAAACCGATTCTCAAAACTACAACGATGATATCGTGAGGAATCTGCTAGAAGAGTTGTATGGGTTTATGGATAAGGAGGGAATGTTCAATTCTAAAGTTAGTTCCAAGTTGAAAATTGTGATATTGAAGACTTTGTATCGGTTCGTGGAGTCCAAGAATGAGGACATTTTGATTAGTATTGCGCAAATTATTTTGGCC GTTAAAGTAACCGGAAACAATTTGAGTGGGGTGtgcaaattgatttttaaaatatcgaaaaacgatGAGAATGATAATTTGTTCATGAGAAAAAATTTGCTGG AATTATTCTTGGATGCTCTCGGTCGATCCAGCCCTGTCGATGACGCTGAGGCCTGTGTTTATGCATACGGCGccctaaaatttttaaccatgAACACAAAGATTCTTCATAAGGTACTGGACCTAGGAATTTTACCATTGATGGTGTTGCATATCAAGCTCATTAATAGTACT AAAACAGAGAAAACTACCCTACCGAAACAGATCAACCACGTCCTCTTTCAACTTACAGGGACTTTGAGGAATATTGTCTCAGAAGAGCATATTTACGACAGTTTTGTATTTTGTGGCACTGTGCTACAGCTTTGCCAGGCATTAGATTTGTTCTCTAGTGACGGTGATATTGTCGCAAATATATCACGAACTTTGAGCACCATTTCGACAAACGAGATGTGCTGTGATGGTCTTGTTGAAGTCGAAAGTATCTACAGgacatttataaaattgttcGATATCCATGAGGAGAATGAGGAGATTGTGGTCCGTCTCACTTACACTCTAGGAAACATCGTGGCTAAAATTGATAATAGTCGGGTTAAA TTCTTTCAAGAAGAGAATTCCATTGGCAGTCTTTTAAACCTATGGAAATCGTATTTGGAGAGAACTCTTCAATTTTGCTCTTTGAAGGTTGATAGCAATAACATTCGTAATAATAGTTCTAGTGAGGATGTTATGATTAAG GTGATTCGAGTGATAGCTAACATTGTGATAAATCCGGAGATTGGCAAGGCAATAAACGAACAATATGGGAATAAACTTATAGACGAGTTCCTCAAAGTACTAATCAGCAATCCCTTCAAGAAAAATCAGGAACTGGTGTTATCTATTTTGAGCACATTAAATAATCTTTCGTATTATTATTCAAGCGATTTGGAGTTGGATGTCTTCCACgtgaaacaaattaatatagCAGAAG CAATTATAGAATATTCTAAGTCTAGGAATAACGACTGTGTGGTGGAGACGATGCGTATTTTAGGAAACTTGTCGCGTTCGAAAATCACTAGGAATTACATTGCTGAAACTGAAATATTCGACACACTAGTTCGTCTGCTTGATACAG CTGAGCCAACCCTATTAAAAACCACAATTGGTGTATTTGTTAATGTCATGTCTGACATCAGAGctcgaaaattgtttaaaacatctGGAGGAATCAAAAAACTTGTGTCTGTACTAACCAAACATTGTGAAAGTGACTGGTTGCTGGGATGTTTGGTGTGTCAAGTACTTTGGAACTACTGCATTGACACTACTGACTTGAATGAGCTATTTAGTGATGAAGAGATTAATGAGCTATTGATTCTTTTAGCTGATTATTTAG atgaagaaaaattgtttggtATCAATGAAACCACTGGAGACATGGAAATGTTTGTGACTCAGGAGTACCTTATATGGGAAGAATTTGCTAATGTTGCGACCAATTTATTGGAGAAAATTGAGTATTTTTTGGACACTTTTGATCAGATTCAAATTAATGCTGAAAAAGAACCAGCATCTCATACTAAGAACTCTAACGCAAATATTAACTTTTCAGCTTGGTAG
- the LOC136410198 gene encoding armadillo repeat-containing protein 2 isoform X1, giving the protein MEFKNFTHKSKDANDFLSPYQEISSRKTSAEIINEARLAIKESQNVDTNFASSAIKPLQTQRPFTPRDKERHLFGNKKPKADRPPSSFSLRYLQYEQDPPITPPDSRHYASSTHYISKQPSTPRIDELKKVSKSPSLTELNGNIFKIGIKEPCKIRLPSLENRPVQKRKIFTNATSLDNLPEETELKSEKTNVESRNAFSSPQERTTFDNNSNVSISPFGRSSAKQLNLSECLLLGPQNLTKIFDNRHIIEHSETLFTSTGYLTNQHFLHERDHLNQRILVDGKQSRTIDDILRDLNKTDSQNYNDDIVRNLLEELYGFMDKEGMFNSKVSSKLKIVILKTLYRFVESKNEDILISIAQIILAVKVTGNNLSGVCKLIFKISKNDENDNLFMRKNLLELFLDALGRSSPVDDAEACVYAYGALKFLTMNTKILHKVLDLGILPLMVLHIKLINSTKTEKTTLPKQINHVLFQLTGTLRNIVSEEHIYDSFVFCGTVLQLCQALDLFSSDGDIVANISRTLSTISTNEMCCDGLVEVESIYRTFIKLFDIHEENEEIVVRLTYTLGNIVAKIDNSRVKFFQEENSIGSLLNLWKSYLERTLQFCSLKVDSNNIRNNSSSEDVMIKVIRVIANIVINPEIGKAINEQYGNKLIDEFLKVLISNPFKKNQELVLSILSTLNNLSYYYSSDLELDVFHVKQINIAEAIIEYSKSRNNDCVVETMRILGNLSRSKITRNYIAETEIFDTLVRLLDTAEPTLLKTTIGVFVNVMSDIRARKLFKTSGGIKKLVSVLTKHCESDWLLGCLVCQVLWNYCIDTTDLNELFSDEEINELLILLADYLDEEKLFGINETTGDMEMFVTQEYLIWEEFANVATNLLEKIEYFLDTFDQIQINAEKEPASHTKNSNANINFSAW; this is encoded by the exons ATggagtttaaaaatttcacacatAAGTCAAAAGATGCCAATGACTTCCTTTCACCGTACCAGGAAATTTCGTCGAGGAAGACAAGCgctgaaattattaatgaagcaCGGTTGGCAATAAAAG AATCACAAAATGTAGACACAAATTTCGCTTCGTCCGCAATTAAACCGCTTCAAACCCAACGACCCTTTACTCCACGAGATAAGGAACGACACCTCTTCGGAAACAAGAAGCCCAAAGCTGACAGACCACCCAGCTCCTTCAG cTTGAGGTACTTGCAATATGAACAGGATCCACCAATCACTCCTCCTGACAGCAGACATTATGCCTCTTCCACCCATTACATCTCAAAACAACCGTCAACCCCCCGAATCGATGAACTTAAGAAAGTCTCCAAATCTCCCTCTTTAACCGAACTGAATGgcaatatcttcaaaattggaattaaaGAACCATGTAAAATTAGGCTTCCATCATTGGAAAATCGGCCCGTGCAGAAAAGAAAGATTTTTACCAATGCGACTTCTCTGGATAATT tgcCCGAGGAAACAGAGTTGAAGTCTGAGAAAACAAATGTCGAGTCTAGAAACGCATTTAGCTCACCTCAAGAAAGAACCACTTTCGACAACAATTCAAACGTAAGCATTTCCCCATTTGGGCGCTCATCGGCAAAACAATTAAATCTGTCCGAATGTCTGCTTCTGGGACCCCAAAActtgacaaaaatattcgataaCAGACACATAATCGAACATTCCGAAACCCTCTTTACCAGCACAGGTTACCTCACTAATCAACATTTTCTGCACGAACGAGACCACTTAAATCAAAGGATTTTAGTTGATGGTAAACAATCAAGAACCATCGATGATATTTTACGAGATCTAAACAAAACCGATTCTCAAAACTACAACGATGATATCGTGAGGAATCTGCTAGAAGAGTTGTATGGGTTTATGGATAAGGAGGGAATGTTCAATTCTAAAGTTAGTTCCAAGTTGAAAATTGTGATATTGAAGACTTTGTATCGGTTCGTGGAGTCCAAGAATGAGGACATTTTGATTAGTATTGCGCAAATTATTTTGGCC GTTAAAGTAACCGGAAACAATTTGAGTGGGGTGtgcaaattgatttttaaaatatcgaaaaacgatGAGAATGATAATTTGTTCATGAGAAAAAATTTGCTGG AATTATTCTTGGATGCTCTCGGTCGATCCAGCCCTGTCGATGACGCTGAGGCCTGTGTTTATGCATACGGCGccctaaaatttttaaccatgAACACAAAGATTCTTCATAAGGTACTGGACCTAGGAATTTTACCATTGATGGTGTTGCATATCAAGCTCATTAATAGTACT AAAACAGAGAAAACTACCCTACCGAAACAGATCAACCACGTCCTCTTTCAACTTACAGGGACTTTGAGGAATATTGTCTCAGAAGAGCATATTTACGACAGTTTTGTATTTTGTGGCACTGTGCTACAGCTTTGCCAGGCATTAGATTTGTTCTCTAGTGACGGTGATATTGTCGCAAATATATCACGAACTTTGAGCACCATTTCGACAAACGAGATGTGCTGTGATGGTCTTGTTGAAGTCGAAAGTATCTACAGgacatttataaaattgttcGATATCCATGAGGAGAATGAGGAGATTGTGGTCCGTCTCACTTACACTCTAGGAAACATCGTGGCTAAAATTGATAATAGTCGGGTTAAA TTCTTTCAAGAAGAGAATTCCATTGGCAGTCTTTTAAACCTATGGAAATCGTATTTGGAGAGAACTCTTCAATTTTGCTCTTTGAAGGTTGATAGCAATAACATTCGTAATAATAGTTCTAGTGAGGATGTTATGATTAAG GTGATTCGAGTGATAGCTAACATTGTGATAAATCCGGAGATTGGCAAGGCAATAAACGAACAATATGGGAATAAACTTATAGACGAGTTCCTCAAAGTACTAATCAGCAATCCCTTCAAGAAAAATCAGGAACTGGTGTTATCTATTTTGAGCACATTAAATAATCTTTCGTATTATTATTCAAGCGATTTGGAGTTGGATGTCTTCCACgtgaaacaaattaatatagCAGAAG CAATTATAGAATATTCTAAGTCTAGGAATAACGACTGTGTGGTGGAGACGATGCGTATTTTAGGAAACTTGTCGCGTTCGAAAATCACTAGGAATTACATTGCTGAAACTGAAATATTCGACACACTAGTTCGTCTGCTTGATACAG CTGAGCCAACCCTATTAAAAACCACAATTGGTGTATTTGTTAATGTCATGTCTGACATCAGAGctcgaaaattgtttaaaacatctGGAGGAATCAAAAAACTTGTGTCTGTACTAACCAAACATTGTGAAAGTGACTGGTTGCTGGGATGTTTGGTGTGTCAAGTACTTTGGAACTACTGCATTGACACTACTGACTTGAATGAGCTATTTAGTGATGAAGAGATTAATGAGCTATTGATTCTTTTAGCTGATTATTTAG atgaagaaaaattgtttggtATCAATGAAACCACTGGAGACATGGAAATGTTTGTGACTCAGGAGTACCTTATATGGGAAGAATTTGCTAATGTTGCGACCAATTTATTGGAGAAAATTGAGTATTTTTTGGACACTTTTGATCAGATTCAAATTAATGCTGAAAAAGAACCAGCATCTCATACTAAGAACTCTAACGCAAATATTAACTTTTCAGCTTGGTAG